CCAGAAGAAAAATTAACTACAGAGATATAAGATTTACCATTAAAATAGTTAGAAATACCAATAAAGTTCCACTTTTGATCTAATAATACCCTATTATGGGGCTCACTATCGATCCAGCTATCTAATAACTTATCTAGGGATGTGGAATAACCTACAACTTCCCCATAATAAAACGATGTAACCCCTGTATTTTTGACCCTTACCTCTAGGGAGTCACCCATCTTACCTTTATGGGTAATAATTGACCTACTTACTAAATAATCTAGATGATTCTTAGATGATCTAAGTAGGTTCTCTGAACTAACCAATGTATTTAACCCCTTCTCCTGCCTATATAGGTTAATTTCATCTTGTAGAGGGGAATTAGAGAAGAGATAGATAGACTTAATAGATATAAAAAAAAGTAGTATTAGAGTTTTGGGAATGTTAATTGTTTCCCACCTATAATATGGGCGTGGATATACTCAACTTCCTGTCCACCCTCTTCTCCATTGTTAAAAATTACTCTATAACCCTTATTTAAACCTAACTCTTTTGCTACAACTGCGACTCTTTTAATAAACTCCCCAGTTTTAACAACATCTTGCTCCTCAAAATCGCTAAACCTTTGGATCTTTTCCTTTGGTATAACTAATACATGTATTGGGGCAATTGGGTTAATATCCTTAAAAGCGTATACAACATCATCTTCGTAAATCTTAGTAGATGGGATTTCTCCCTTCAAAATTTTATCAAATATAGTTTCATTCATATACCCATTATAAAAGTGTTATAAATATTTGTACAGACTCTATTAATTAGAAAGCATAACTATGATATTATTCAACTATTATGGCTGAAGAAACAACAAGAAATATTGGAATTATGGCACACATAGATGCCGGTAAAACAACTACGACCGAAAGAATTCTCTATTACACAGGTAAGAACCATAGAATTGGTGAAGTAGATAATGGTAATGCAACAATGGATTGGATGGAACAGGAGCAAGATAGGGGAATAACAATAGTTTCCGCTGCTACTACATGTTTTTGGCATGACCACCAAATAAATATAATTGATACACCGGGGCATGTTGATTTTACTGCTGAAGTAGAGAGATCTTTAAGGGTTTTAGATGGAGCAGTAGGAGTTTTTTGTGCTGTTGGAGGCGTAGAACCCCAGTCAGAAACAGTTTGGCACCAGGCCGATAGATACAGTGTACCAAGAATTGCATATATAAATAAGATGGATAGAATCGGTGCAAATTTCTATAATGTTCTAGAAGATATTAAAACTAGGTTAGGAGCAACACCTGTTCCCCTTCAGATACCAATGGGAGAGGAGTCATCATACTGTGGGAATATAGATTTAATTACTATGGAAGAGCTAAGATGGGACTCAATGAGCGATGGTTCAGTTATTACTCGATCACCTATTAAAGATGAGTGGTTAGCAAAAGCTGAAGAGTGGAAAGAGAAACTACTTGATGAATTAGGTGTATATTCTGATGAGATAATGGAGTTATACCTTGAAGGTAAAGAGGTTCCTATAGAGCTATTAAAATCAGTTATTAGAGAGAACACAATTAATCAATCTATAGTTCCTATTTTTGTAGGTTCTTCCCTTAAAAACAAGGGAGTTCAACCTGTTTTAGATGGTGTAATTGACTTCCTTCCGGCTCCAGAAGAGTTAGAGCCGGTAAAAGCCCATAGTGTTAAAAAAGATGAGGATATACTTATAGAGAGATCTGCTAAGGGTGACCTTGCCGGTCTTGTATTTAAAATCCAACAGGATAAGGATGCTGGAGCACTATGTTTTATTCGTATCTACTCTGGAGTACTCAAATCAGGAACTGCTGTATATAATGTTAATAAAAAGAAGAAAGAGAGAATTGGACGAATTCTAAGAATGAGTGCAAACTCATCGGAGCAGATATCCTCAGTAGGTGCAGGGGATATCGCTGTAGTAGTTGGGATGAAATTTGCACAGACCGGAGATACAATAACAACAGAGGGTAACCAAATACTATTAGAACAGATGGAGTTCCCAGAACCTGTAATATCCGTAGCTATTGAACCTAAAACAGTTAGTGATCAGGATAAGATGAAAAATGCTCTTGAGAATTTAAAAAGAGAGGATCCTACATTTAAAGTTGCAGAAGATGCTGAAACAGGACAGTTAGTTATATCAGGGATGGGAGAGCTACACTTAGATGTTTTAGTAACTAGGGTTCTAAAAGAGTATAAAGTAGCTGCAAATGTGGGTAACCCTCAAGTATCCTACAGGGAGACAGTAACAAGTGAAGTTGTTCACAATGAAATTTTTGAGAAAACCCTAGGTGGTAAAGAGAACTTTGCAGATATAACTTTAAAAATATCTCCACAGTCCAGAGGTGAAGGTAATTTATTTATCTCTGAGTTAAAGAAAAATCAACTACCTCTAAATCTTGTAGAGTCTATAAAAAATGGAGTAGAAGCTGCCTTTGGAGCTGGTTCCCTAATGGGTTACCCAACAGTAGATATTAAAGTAACACTTGTTGATGTTAATTATGATGAGTTAAAGGCAAGTGAAACAGCATTTGAAGCAGCTGGAGCACTAGGTTTTGACTCCGCCTTTAGAAAAGCAGCACCAGTTTTATTAGAACCCCATATGAACCTTGATGTTCTATGTCCTGCAGACTATGTAGGTGAAGTAATTAGTGGTTTAACAAAGCGTGGTGGTATTGTTAATAGCATGGAGAGTAAAATTGCCCATGAGCATGTAAAAGCTCAAGCACCCCTTGTTAAGATGTTTGGTTATACTACAACCCTTAGAAGTCAAACCCAAGGACGTGGTACCTTTGCAATGGAGTTTAGTCACTACGCTCCTAAAGAGTAGTTTTAATAACATGGATAGGATAATATATCCTATCCATATATTTTTTATTAACTTTAAAACTAAACAATAGAGTTTATAAACCCTTTCAAGGACTCTTCTAATATGTCTATAACAATATTAAAACCGTCATCTGCACCATAATATGGGTCTGGTACATCACTATTTCTATAATTTGTTGAGTAGTCTGTCATTAATGATACTCTGTTTTTATACAAGTTACTTTTATCTAGAGATAGAACATCCCTTAAGTTACTTTTATCCATAACAACTATATGATCAAAATTAGTAAAGTCCTCTGTTGTAAACTGCCTAGAGTTTGAATTTAACTCATAACCTCTTTTTTGGGCAGCCCTTCTCATTCTAACATCAGGTGTTTCTCCTACATGGTAGGCAGAGGTTCCTGCTGAATCTATATAAAACTGGGAATCTAATCCCAAATCAGAAACTATACTTTTAAATATTCCCTCTGCAGTTGGACTTCTACATATATTACCAAGACAGACAAACAGAACTTTTATCATAAGACCTCCAAAACTACTATTTTACAAACTCTATTTAGTATAAAATTATTACATATTATTGTTTCAAAAGGAATATATATGTTAATTACTAATGAGTATTTTGAAGGAAAAGTTAAATCCATATCATTAACCACAAGTGAGGGCCCTGCAACTGTAGGAGTAATGGAAAAGGGAGAGTATCAATTCTCTACAACGAAAAAGGAGATTATGATTGTAACATCAGGTAGATTAAAGGTTAAACTCCCAGGTAAAGAGAAGTACAAAACTATAGTAAAAAACAGATCTTTCCAAGTTTATGAGAATAAAACATTTGATGTAATTGCAGAAGAAGAGTGTTCCTATATATGTTATTATAAATAAGCGAATAGGGATGATTTACTGTATCTACTCCATCTCTAATTGTATTAAATATAATCTGAAATCAAACTCTAATTGAAAGTAGTTTGACTCCATATTTTGACATAGGGAGTAGAATTTCTTATCATGATTTTTCTCTTTTAAATGGGCTAATTCATGAACTACTATCATTTTTAGAAATTCATCTGGACACTTTTTAAATATAGATGAAATTCTAATCTCAATTACAGACTTTGTTTTTCTTCCATGGGAAAAAGATTTTGAACTATTTAATCCTAAGGCCTTATAAACCCTATCTATACTATCATCATAGGATACTTTATGAAGAGGTTGGGATTTTTTAAGATACCTATTTTTTAACTGTTTTGCATAGAGAAGTAACTCTTTATTATTAGATATAGAGTGATAATTAGGATATCTATCTAATAGATACTTTTCTAACATATTATTCTCGATTAAAGAACAAACAGAATTATAGGTTTCTGTAGAGTAGTTTGATATTAGACTTAAATCTATCTCTTCTATTTTAGGCATGGGATAGATTTTATATATAAACCTAAGTATTGGCTATAGTAACTAATACTTAGGTTATACTTTTTTAACCCATAACTACACTAATTTTATTAATTGATCCTTCTTTTTGTGGCGGAACAATATTACCACTAATATTTGTACCATTTACAGATATCATTCGAACCCCTTTTTCCACACAGTTAGGGTTAGTGAAATTAATTATATATCTTGCTCCTCTAAAGTTTCTCTCCATTTTGAAGTTACTCCACTTAGGGTCTACACAGGGATCAATAACAAGCCCACCATAATCAGCTCTTACACCAAAAATGTACTCTGTTAATGCCATATGCATTGTTGGTGCAGTTCCAGTTAACCAAGTATGGCCTCCTCTCCCATGACTATCTATCCCCTTTCCTCTAACATACTCTGGGTATACATAGGGCTCAGACTTATATACATCCTGATCAGCACTCATATTCTCCGGAAGGTTTTTTTGGTAGTGGGCAACAGCTTCAGCACCTTGTCCAACCATACAGTAGGACTGTACTAACCAGGCATTTAAATGCATAAAAATCCCACCATTCTCCTTCATTGCAGGAGGCTCTTTCTCTATATTCCATGTTCTTTTTGGCAGCTTTTTATTTTCCGACAGGTCTGAATACACAGGATAACAGAGCATAGCACCCCATTTTGAGTCTAAATATTTTTTAACCGCATCTAGTGACTTACGCCCCTGTTCTTCATCTGCTACTCCAGAGTTAATACCAAAGGCCTGGGGTTCTAAAAATATTTTAGCAAACTCACTCTCAGATGAACCAAGATCAGCCTCCTGTTCTTCATTAAAGAGAGCTCTTTTAAAATAACCCTCCTTATCCATACAGTACTCTTTTATTGAATTCTTAATTTTTAATGCTCTATCCTCGTACTCTTTAACTAACTCTACTCTTCTATCTGAAGCTCTAAATAGATTAGCCATATCAATTAAGCCTGAATATAGTTGTTGGGCAACCATTACAGATTCAACATCTCTATTCGGGCCACTTCCTTTTCTATTTTCATTAAGGTCATCATTCCAATCACAATCCTTCATATATGGTAGATGTCTTGGAGAAGAGTCTGCCCAAACAGAGTCTAACCCTTTTATACAGTGCTCAAGAATACTCCCTTTAAAATCACCTAGACCCTCTTTTTTATCGGCGTAATCTGTAACTTCATCTAAAAAATTAAAATCTCCACTCTCTTTACAATATTTAACAACTGCATTTGCAAACCATATAGGGTCGTCAGATGCTTCTATGGATCTATTACCTAGCTGATCTATAAAAAAATTATGATAGGTCTTCCCGCTATTAAACATCTGGGTAGATATATGTTTTAAAACTCCAGCCATCTCCATACCCCTATATGGAAAAGTATATAGAATATCCTGAAGTATATCCCTAAACCCCCAGCCATACTCATATCCTGTATGATACCTAGACTTCATCCTATTTAATATATATACAATTTCACACTGGTATTGCAGCCACTTAAAACCATGATTTATTTTTTCATCAGGAGAGTAAATATTTAGTCTATTTAGTGTTTTTTCCCACCAAGAGACAACATTTTTAATCATAAACTCTCTTTTATCCCCATTGTGTATTAGATCTAAATACCTTTTAAACTCTTTTTTACCATTATTATAGTAGTCATTCGTAGATCCAGATATTAAGGTTACTGCAAATTCTAGACTCTCCCCTGGGTTAATAGTCACTTCATTTTTAAAAACACCACAGGCGTTTCTTAAATAGGGAGTATTTTCCGACTTTAATGAGTCATTTAAAATTGCTCCTGGATTTTTTTGGTTATTAAACCTGCTTCCATAAAAGTTCTCAAGATTTGTATCATACTTTGTGCTCTTGTTATTAAGTGTAGAGTGGAAGATAGCAACATTTCCAAGCATTCCATTAATATCATCCCTATTATCCTTAATCGATATTCCATGATTCCTACGAAATACAATTGATTTTAACTCTGAGTCATAATATGACCCACCAAAAAAACCGTCATTATCACCGGCAAGAAGCCTATCTAGAGCATCCCCCATATGTATTGGAACAAAGGGATAAAGGGTCAAGTTTTTAACTTTATCGCTACAGTTTTTAATAGTAACATTCTGTATCCAGCCATCAAACTCTTCTGGAACAACCATCACCTGAGTTGTTTTTATTCCGTTATATTCACTATTAAAGGTTATTTTCCCAAACTCTAGTGTAGTATTTAAACTCTGATTCTTTTTTCTTATTGGTTGCCATGTAGTTGTAAATAGATCCTTATCATCCCTATCATATATATAGATATACCTACCCATATTATCCTCGTCATTAAGGTGTAGTTTTGTATCTACAAATGTATTTTCATGGGTACCACGAACATCAAATCCACCCCCTGTATATGTTACACCACTACAAAAAGTCTCAGTCCCTGGTTGATTTACCCGTATTAAGTAGTGAAGCCAGGGTTCCGGGGTGTAGGGATTTGTTATTTTATATTTATCATCTGGGGTAAAAAAGCCGTACTTGTTCATTCATCTCTCCTATTTTATCTTTACATAGCTATTTTCAATCAAAATTCTACCCTCTTTTTTAAGGGCATAAATTATACTATCTATATCATTTTCACTAACTTGGATTTTCTTTTCATGTTGTAGTAATTGGGGTATATCTTTAATAAATAAAATTTTATTTTGTTTAATAGTATTAATAATTAAACTCTCTACCTTATACTCTATCTTCTGCTTATTTTTCATTTTCTCAATATGAACTCTATTAATAACCTCTGCTATTGGTTTAAGATCCTCAAAATACTCCTTTTTACACTTTATATAGACAGCTATTTTA
Above is a genomic segment from Thiospirochaeta perfilievii containing:
- a CDS encoding pyrimidine/purine nucleoside phosphorylase; amino-acid sequence: MLITNEYFEGKVKSISLTTSEGPATVGVMEKGEYQFSTTKKEIMIVTSGRLKVKLPGKEKYKTIVKNRSFQVYENKTFDVIAEEECSYICYYK
- a CDS encoding GH36-type glycosyl hydrolase domain-containing protein yields the protein MNKYGFFTPDDKYKITNPYTPEPWLHYLIRVNQPGTETFCSGVTYTGGGFDVRGTHENTFVDTKLHLNDEDNMGRYIYIYDRDDKDLFTTTWQPIRKKNQSLNTTLEFGKITFNSEYNGIKTTQVMVVPEEFDGWIQNVTIKNCSDKVKNLTLYPFVPIHMGDALDRLLAGDNDGFFGGSYYDSELKSIVFRRNHGISIKDNRDDINGMLGNVAIFHSTLNNKSTKYDTNLENFYGSRFNNQKNPGAILNDSLKSENTPYLRNACGVFKNEVTINPGESLEFAVTLISGSTNDYYNNGKKEFKRYLDLIHNGDKREFMIKNVVSWWEKTLNRLNIYSPDEKINHGFKWLQYQCEIVYILNRMKSRYHTGYEYGWGFRDILQDILYTFPYRGMEMAGVLKHISTQMFNSGKTYHNFFIDQLGNRSIEASDDPIWFANAVVKYCKESGDFNFLDEVTDYADKKEGLGDFKGSILEHCIKGLDSVWADSSPRHLPYMKDCDWNDDLNENRKGSGPNRDVESVMVAQQLYSGLIDMANLFRASDRRVELVKEYEDRALKIKNSIKEYCMDKEGYFKRALFNEEQEADLGSSESEFAKIFLEPQAFGINSGVADEEQGRKSLDAVKKYLDSKWGAMLCYPVYSDLSENKKLPKRTWNIEKEPPAMKENGGIFMHLNAWLVQSYCMVGQGAEAVAHYQKNLPENMSADQDVYKSEPYVYPEYVRGKGIDSHGRGGHTWLTGTAPTMHMALTEYIFGVRADYGGLVIDPCVDPKWSNFKMERNFRGARYIINFTNPNCVEKGVRMISVNGTNISGNIVPPQKEGSINKISVVMG
- a CDS encoding histidine triad nucleotide-binding protein, producing MNETIFDKILKGEIPSTKIYEDDVVYAFKDINPIAPIHVLVIPKEKIQRFSDFEEQDVVKTGEFIKRVAVVAKELGLNKGYRVIFNNGEEGGQEVEYIHAHIIGGKQLTFPKL
- a CDS encoding SprT-like domain-containing protein, which translates into the protein MPKIEEIDLSLISNYSTETYNSVCSLIENNMLEKYLLDRYPNYHSISNNKELLLYAKQLKNRYLKKSQPLHKVSYDDSIDRVYKALGLNSSKSFSHGRKTKSVIEIRISSIFKKCPDEFLKMIVVHELAHLKEKNHDKKFYSLCQNMESNYFQLEFDFRLYLIQLEME
- the fusA gene encoding elongation factor G, with amino-acid sequence MAEETTRNIGIMAHIDAGKTTTTERILYYTGKNHRIGEVDNGNATMDWMEQEQDRGITIVSAATTCFWHDHQINIIDTPGHVDFTAEVERSLRVLDGAVGVFCAVGGVEPQSETVWHQADRYSVPRIAYINKMDRIGANFYNVLEDIKTRLGATPVPLQIPMGEESSYCGNIDLITMEELRWDSMSDGSVITRSPIKDEWLAKAEEWKEKLLDELGVYSDEIMELYLEGKEVPIELLKSVIRENTINQSIVPIFVGSSLKNKGVQPVLDGVIDFLPAPEELEPVKAHSVKKDEDILIERSAKGDLAGLVFKIQQDKDAGALCFIRIYSGVLKSGTAVYNVNKKKKERIGRILRMSANSSEQISSVGAGDIAVVVGMKFAQTGDTITTEGNQILLEQMEFPEPVISVAIEPKTVSDQDKMKNALENLKREDPTFKVAEDAETGQLVISGMGELHLDVLVTRVLKEYKVAANVGNPQVSYRETVTSEVVHNEIFEKTLGGKENFADITLKISPQSRGEGNLFISELKKNQLPLNLVESIKNGVEAAFGAGSLMGYPTVDIKVTLVDVNYDELKASETAFEAAGALGFDSAFRKAAPVLLEPHMNLDVLCPADYVGEVISGLTKRGGIVNSMESKIAHEHVKAQAPLVKMFGYTTTLRSQTQGRGTFAMEFSHYAPKE
- a CDS encoding CAP domain-containing protein, which gives rise to MNIPKTLILLFFISIKSIYLFSNSPLQDEINLYRQEKGLNTLVSSENLLRSSKNHLDYLVSRSIITHKGKMGDSLEVRVKNTGVTSFYYGEVVGYSTSLDKLLDSWIDSEPHNRVLLDQKWNFIGISNYFNGKSYISVVNFSSGILGSTTIKYFDDKIILNGVYIDKPNFKGDFKIISSLFKDNQFEIEIIPNKKSFFIYVYDSSNKLTDRVDVFLKDTIDQL
- a CDS encoding low molecular weight protein-tyrosine-phosphatase — its product is MIKVLFVCLGNICRSPTAEGIFKSIVSDLGLDSQFYIDSAGTSAYHVGETPDVRMRRAAQKRGYELNSNSRQFTTEDFTNFDHIVVMDKSNLRDVLSLDKSNLYKNRVSLMTDYSTNYRNSDVPDPYYGADDGFNIVIDILEESLKGFINSIV